One part of the Spirochaetota bacterium genome encodes these proteins:
- a CDS encoding methyl-accepting chemotaxis protein: protein MKEMIKKIFILKNLKMSSKIRITLIGGCLTLVIVFLSTTYFSTRKTILNSIIHNYEELAIKQFEFIEHWMERRVENIEKIAQSFIVIDSVKQMHRDEELSLDELRDLKKYIDRVQYEQEVYIKIGIIDKNGNICYYTDGQRGSISKEKIFKEVIDTDDVHIGNAYIEYSDGRKKISQPISFPVYELPYERGSITGYVITYTNLDILDDSISMIDLGEKGSAYLVNKRGNVICSSRDYEHKMIEDNGTINYRLVDPATGKLVYSVEKCLDTSHSGYGMYFNQHGVEVIGLWKWYSYFEWIFLIEADKNAAFAQVHRMLGLLLLISIVFSIVAILLSLYLSTIIVKPVKLLNNRIKDISDGEGDLTQQVEVMSRDELGNVAFNFNKFISKIKEVITNVKDVSDQLAVSTEQISQTTSVFSDNAQYHAAFAEDITATVEEVSAVVSNVADAAEEQYTSLTSLISRMNEFSRVIKEMGDTVKEASGMSEDILKQVNSGSESLNQMNNSMIKINDSSVEITNIVNIISNISEQINLLSLNAAIEAARAGEAGRGFAVVADEISKLADQTDGSIKDIESLIKVNEREISMGMSNVNDTVKGIRSIIEGVNFIGEMMIKIFDSMQKQLKTNEIVNKEMDDVKIRSDEIKNSTSEQKVAVNEIVKSILNMSELTQSNASGSEEMASSSEEMSKMAETLKIKVNFFKT from the coding sequence ATGAAAGAAATGATAAAAAAAATATTTATTCTAAAAAATTTAAAGATGTCTAGTAAAATAAGAATTACTTTAATTGGAGGATGTCTAACTCTTGTAATTGTATTTTTATCAACAACCTATTTTTCAACAAGGAAAACCATTCTTAATTCTATAATACATAATTATGAGGAACTTGCAATAAAGCAGTTTGAATTCATTGAACATTGGATGGAGAGGAGAGTAGAAAACATTGAAAAGATTGCTCAATCATTCATTGTAATCGATTCAGTTAAGCAAATGCATAGGGATGAAGAATTAAGCCTTGATGAGTTAAGAGATCTTAAAAAATATATTGATAGAGTACAGTATGAACAGGAAGTATATATTAAAATCGGAATCATAGATAAGAATGGAAACATCTGTTATTATACAGATGGTCAAAGAGGTAGCATATCTAAGGAAAAGATATTTAAGGAAGTAATAGATACCGATGATGTGCATATTGGGAATGCATATATTGAATATTCTGATGGTAGAAAAAAGATAAGTCAACCGATAAGTTTTCCTGTATATGAGCTCCCTTATGAAAGGGGAAGTATTACGGGGTATGTGATCACTTATACAAATCTAGACATATTAGATGATTCCATCAGCATGATTGATTTAGGCGAGAAGGGTTCTGCTTATCTTGTTAATAAGAGAGGGAATGTTATATGCTCATCAAGGGATTATGAACACAAAATGATTGAGGATAATGGAACTATAAATTATCGACTTGTTGATCCGGCAACAGGCAAATTAGTATATAGTGTTGAGAAATGCTTGGACACAAGTCACTCGGGATATGGGATGTATTTCAATCAACACGGTGTTGAAGTGATTGGTTTATGGAAGTGGTACAGCTATTTCGAGTGGATATTTCTGATTGAAGCGGATAAGAATGCCGCATTTGCACAAGTTCACAGGATGTTGGGATTATTGCTTCTTATTTCGATTGTGTTTTCTATTGTTGCAATTTTATTGTCATTGTATTTGTCCACTATAATTGTAAAGCCGGTAAAGTTGTTGAATAACCGAATAAAAGATATTTCTGATGGTGAGGGCGATCTAACACAACAGGTTGAGGTCATGTCAAGGGATGAATTGGGCAATGTAGCCTTTAACTTTAACAAATTCATTTCAAAGATAAAAGAGGTGATAACGAATGTGAAGGATGTATCGGACCAATTAGCTGTCTCAACAGAGCAGATATCTCAAACAACCTCGGTGTTTTCCGATAATGCTCAATACCATGCCGCCTTTGCAGAGGATATAACAGCCACAGTGGAAGAGGTTTCAGCAGTAGTCAGCAATGTGGCTGATGCTGCTGAAGAGCAGTATACTAGCCTAACCTCTTTGATTTCAAGGATGAATGAGTTTTCTAGGGTGATAAAAGAAATGGGAGATACAGTAAAAGAGGCATCAGGGATGTCAGAGGATATATTAAAACAGGTAAACTCAGGGTCGGAATCTCTAAATCAAATGAATAATAGCATGATAAAAATTAATGATAGTTCGGTAGAGATCACCAACATTGTAAATATAATAAGCAACATTTCAGAGCAGATAAATCTATTATCGCTCAATGCAGCTATTGAAGCTGCTAGGGCAGGCGAGGCTGGACGAGGTTTTGCTGTGGTAGCTGATGAGATATCTAAATTGGCTGATCAGACTGATGGGAGTATTAAGGATATCGAGTCCTTGATTAAGGTAAATGAGAGAGAAATAAGTATGGGAATGTCAAATGTGAACGATACGGTCAAGGGGATAAGGTCGATAATTGAGGGGGTTAATTTTATAGGCGAGATGATGATTAAGATATTTGATTCAATGCAGAAACAGCTTAAGACCAATGAGATAGTAAACAAGGAAATGGATGATGTAAAAATCAGATCAGATGAGATAAAAAATTCGACCAGTGAGCAGAAGGTCGCAGTCAATGAGATAGTTAAATCTATTTTAAACATGAGTGAACTCACTCAGTCCAACGCTTCAGGAAGTGAAGAGATGGCTAGCAGTTCTGAAGAGATGTCCAAAATGGCCGAAACCCTAAAGATTAAGGTTAATTTTTTTAAGACCTAA